A window from Peromyscus eremicus chromosome 1, PerEre_H2_v1, whole genome shotgun sequence encodes these proteins:
- the Igfl3 gene encoding LOW QUALITY PROTEIN: insulin growth factor-like family member 3 (The sequence of the model RefSeq protein was modified relative to this genomic sequence to represent the inferred CDS: substituted 1 base at 1 genomic stop codon) produces MEAQMSRSASDSGLWLCHPVPRCGDRFYNPLKQCCEDDNILPLNXTRLCGPNCIYWPCIELCCPESFSSQKKFIIKLKIEGKRSHCSSSPISGDCAR; encoded by the coding sequence atggaagctCAAATGTCCAGGAGTGCCTCAGATTCTGGTTTATGGCTGTGCCATCCAGTACCCAGGTGTGGAGACAGGTTCTACAACCCCTTGAAGCAGTGTTGTGAGGATGACAACATCCTGCCCCTGAACTAGACCCGTCTTTGTGGCCCCAATTGCATCTACTGGCCCTGCATTGAGCTATGCTGTCCTGAGTCCTTTAGCTCCCAGAAGAAATTTATTATCAAGCTGAAAATTGAGGGGAAGAGATCCCATTGCAGTTCATCCCCCATTTCTGGGGACTGTGCTAGGTAA